A DNA window from uncultured Methanoregula sp. contains the following coding sequences:
- a CDS encoding AIPR family protein encodes MDVPNTFSDWVVKQVESIQDEFPVLDTRHAFAAWAVSFIHEIDKELAVDLTDTEAQGDRGIDGRYYDERQGVFYLYQAYFPDQITENIGPTKTRELFGGFELLLDNAASFRHSEKMGHISNELLSAIDDDEATVSLNCVVFGEVTSSAKQEFTDRCNGHILSPSPEITGIKRLYELDVMRTTIDELKNVTVIIPVENESFFFVAAPTTSAGIGQSAVVNFNAKKFIETIEPHSPRIFAPNVRYHLGYQNRVNKKITDTLRNPIEKHHFWHYNNGITIVAHEIKYNEDTQSISLKNPGIVNGAQTISTLINNSRFIENDIQLLARIVTLNSSPQGREKRKDIASATNRQSPVNPFDLHSNDQVQKEIQANFDRLTPSWHYQRKRGEWNSLSRSKVSRYVNGTIKRRAEMVSIAQSFRAYQGHPVDAIDEREKLFETDSIYKDIFNRTYDVRNYILAQRLFNLFDSYVKFSNQDEIIRITGSFSEATLNRLLRAKKLVVAHCVSLSASILYARYGLIDGDTALKIVEYIDTNHSSFRDNLIKIILVNIAQFSEDGEASQNDIRLVFRDTNTLGKLQTRVLRYLQSISSLAPISSLFVDL; translated from the coding sequence ATGGACGTTCCAAATACATTCTCTGATTGGGTTGTTAAGCAAGTTGAGTCCATTCAAGATGAATTTCCAGTATTGGATACACGACATGCATTTGCGGCTTGGGCCGTATCATTCATTCATGAAATCGATAAAGAGCTGGCAGTAGATCTAACTGATACCGAAGCTCAAGGGGACAGAGGAATAGACGGGCGTTATTATGATGAACGACAGGGTGTTTTCTATTTATATCAAGCCTATTTTCCTGATCAGATAACTGAGAATATCGGACCGACAAAAACAAGAGAATTGTTTGGGGGTTTTGAATTATTATTAGATAATGCAGCGTCTTTTCGTCATAGTGAAAAGATGGGGCATATTAGCAACGAGCTCCTATCTGCAATCGATGATGATGAAGCTACAGTATCCTTGAATTGTGTGGTTTTTGGAGAAGTTACGAGTTCCGCCAAACAAGAATTTACGGATAGATGTAACGGACATATATTGTCCCCATCCCCAGAGATAACCGGTATTAAAAGACTCTACGAATTAGATGTAATGAGGACAACAATCGATGAATTGAAAAATGTTACAGTGATTATTCCTGTTGAGAACGAGTCATTTTTTTTCGTTGCTGCACCTACAACTTCAGCAGGTATCGGTCAATCTGCAGTCGTAAATTTTAATGCGAAAAAATTTATCGAGACAATTGAACCTCATTCTCCTCGGATATTTGCGCCGAATGTTCGATATCATTTGGGATACCAGAATCGTGTCAATAAAAAAATAACTGACACACTTAGGAATCCTATTGAGAAGCATCATTTTTGGCATTACAATAATGGGATAACGATTGTTGCGCATGAAATAAAATATAATGAGGATACTCAATCAATTAGTTTAAAAAATCCAGGGATTGTTAATGGTGCACAAACAATTTCAACTCTCATTAATAATTCGAGGTTTATCGAAAATGATATTCAATTATTAGCAAGAATTGTTACATTGAATTCAAGTCCTCAGGGTAGGGAAAAACGTAAAGACATCGCATCAGCGACAAATCGTCAATCTCCGGTTAATCCATTTGATTTGCATTCAAATGATCAAGTTCAAAAAGAGATCCAAGCTAATTTTGATCGATTAACTCCATCTTGGCACTATCAGCGAAAAAGAGGGGAGTGGAATTCACTATCGAGGTCAAAAGTATCTCGTTATGTTAATGGAACGATAAAACGGCGTGCAGAGATGGTAAGTATTGCACAAAGTTTCCGTGCGTATCAAGGACACCCTGTAGATGCAATTGATGAAAGAGAGAAATTATTCGAAACAGATAGTATTTACAAAGATATTTTTAATCGAACTTACGATGTTCGAAACTACATTTTAGCACAACGGTTGTTCAATTTATTTGATAGTTACGTGAAATTTTCCAATCAGGATGAAATTATTCGAATAACAGGATCATTTTCTGAAGCAACACTAAATCGATTATTACGTGCAAAAAAACTAGTCGTCGCTCATTGTGTAAGTCTTTCGGCGAGTATTCTATATGCAAGATATGGATTGATTGATGGTGATACTGCTTTAAAAATTGTTGAATACATTGATACTAACCATTCATCATTTAGGGATAATTTAATAAAAATAATTCTTGTAAATATTGCGCAATTCTCTGAAGACGGAGAAGCAAGTCAGAATGATATTAGATTAGTTTTTAGGGATACCAATACCCTTGGGAAATTACAGACGAGAGTTTTGAGATATTTACAATCGATTTCATCATTAGCCCCCATTAGTAGTTTATTTGTGGATCTATAA
- a CDS encoding DUF1232 domain-containing protein — MTECNPEIDELIDLIHSNPFLKNTGDEVGARALMKWTNQHWHCDPLEKKDESKILDAIKKLHHDGAFSHRTIDSRVLLIANNEFFELKGNKKRPKPSNIHRHLSSNHHIITIEESPLIEEKASFIHEYQNKHNFEYYDILIQNVKNYEGPNKKLQMNCPIFFKLLCDILNDKFTDWHTKMMISSAIAYFVLEDDVIPDHKENGYIDDLFIVSYVLKEIKDNSPELIDENWLYEEDIFATIDTVFLQTSDILGDLTHDVLRKVGLHKFRSLDLEEYSGSYPQKLSKIAAEKRELLGIVVFLLNKLYDKKIKSTTVDQIKNMLQESGESDEINRLIGLSKINHNYSMDMQKNDEDRFEDLLESRLKEARLNALLKK, encoded by the coding sequence GTGACCGAGTGCAACCCGGAAATCGATGAACTCATCGACCTGATCCACTCCAATCCATTTCTGAAAAATACTGGTGATGAAGTGGGCGCACGGGCTCTCATGAAGTGGACAAATCAGCACTGGCACTGCGATCCACTCGAAAAGAAAGATGAGAGCAAAATTCTGGACGCCATTAAAAAACTACATCACGATGGCGCTTTCTCGCACAGGACCATAGATAGTCGTGTTTTGTTAATTGCCAACAATGAATTTTTCGAACTCAAAGGGAATAAAAAAAGGCCGAAACCGAGCAATATTCACAGACATCTCAGCTCAAATCATCATATCATCACTATCGAAGAATCTCCGCTCATTGAAGAAAAAGCATCATTCATACATGAATATCAGAACAAACACAATTTCGAATATTACGATATCTTGATTCAAAATGTGAAAAATTACGAGGGACCGAATAAAAAATTACAGATGAATTGTCCTATTTTCTTCAAACTCCTCTGTGATATCCTCAATGACAAATTTACTGACTGGCACACAAAAATGATGATCAGTTCAGCAATAGCATATTTCGTACTTGAAGATGACGTAATTCCGGATCATAAAGAAAACGGCTATATCGATGACTTATTTATCGTAAGTTACGTTCTTAAAGAGATCAAAGATAATTCTCCTGAATTAATTGATGAGAATTGGCTGTACGAAGAGGATATTTTCGCAACCATCGATACTGTTTTTCTCCAGACATCAGACATACTCGGAGATCTAACGCATGATGTTTTACGAAAAGTCGGGCTGCATAAATTCAGATCTCTTGATCTAGAAGAATACTCCGGGAGTTACCCGCAGAAATTATCCAAAATTGCGGCCGAAAAACGGGAGTTATTAGGGATCGTTGTATTCCTATTGAATAAATTGTATGATAAAAAAATCAAATCTACGACCGTTGATCAGATAAAAAACATGCTTCAGGAAAGTGGCGAATCTGATGAGATCAACCGTTTGATTGGGCTGTCAAAAATTAATCATAACTACAGTATGGATATGCAAAAAAATGATGAGGATCGTTTTGAAGATCTTCTCGAAAGCCGGTTGAAAGAAGCGAGATTGAATGCATTATTAAAAAAATAG